In Oryza sativa Japonica Group chromosome 11, ASM3414082v1, the following are encoded in one genomic region:
- the LOC9269217 gene encoding F-box/LRR-repeat protein At3g26922 isoform X2, with protein sequence MSPESKKALVEGGGDDRISFLPTALLQHVLSFLQAKEVVRTCVLARRWRHLWKSMPILRVTGAGDARAFHTFTYHLLLLRDRSPLESCTFDFNVFSKDDMPIVNLWIRYVLLCQVRVLTLAIGGHQLTDLPVVSPILTRLELSRLSVNGKFLDFSSCPALKELKMTNCEISADKISSKSLKRLRICECKFKSKMRTRISVPSLLFLKLIAVKGRTPFLEDMPVLVAAKVLLLDFYCKDCCDGNDPGYCPAGCTHCYGIDDGSAGCVLLKGLADATNLELIADPEVFILKRDLRWCPTFTNLKTLLLSQWFESSDHCALICILQHSPVLEKLTLQLSKKSVINVRSRAIYNSMEKSFTSENLKTVEVKCQDIDQRVHKLMKSLNSYGIPLERINIQQTNQFSECFNFVWTGFIPRQSCGRPGLSMYLNSP encoded by the exons atgtCTCCGGAGAGCAAGAAGGCGTTGGTGGAGGGGGGCGGCGACGACCGCATCAGCTTCCTCCCGACCGCGCTCCTGCAGCACGTGCTGTCGTTCCTGCAGGCGAAGGAGGTCGTGCGCACCTGCGTGCTCGCCCGGCGCTGGCGCCACCTCTGGAAGTCCATGCCCATCCTGCgcgtcaccggcgccggcgacgcccggGCGTTCCACACGTTCACGTaccatcttcttctcctccgaGACCGGTCGCCCCTGGAATCTTGCACGTTCGACTTCAATGTATTCTCCAAAGACGACATGCCCATCGTGAACCTCTGGATTCGGTATGTCTTGCTGTGCCAAGTTCGGGTGCTCACTCTCGCCATCGGTGGACATCAGCTGACTGATCTGCCTGTAGTCTCCCCAATCTTGACAAGGTTGGAGCTTAGTCGTCTGAGTGTAAATGGCAAGTTTCTTGATTTCTCGAGCTGTCCGGCACTGAAAGAGCTGAAGATGACCAACTGCGAGATATCTGCTGACAAAATATCTTCCAAGTCCCTCAAGCGTCTCAGGATCTGTGAATGCAAGTTTAAGTCGAAGATGAGAACAAGAATCTCTGTACCAAGTCTACTTTTCTTGAAACTAATAGCTGTCAAGGGTAGAACTCCTTTCCTTGAAGACATGCCAGTGTTGGTAGCAGCAAAAGTTTTACTGCTCGACTTCTACTGTAAGGATTGTTGTGATGGCAATGATCCTGGGTATTGTCCTGCTGGCTGTACGCATTGTTATGGCATTGATGATGGTAGTGCAGGCTGTGTGCTTCTAAAAGGTTTGGCGGATGCTACGAATTTGGAGTTGATAGCTGATCCTGAAGTG TTTATTCTCAAAAGGGATTTGAGGTGGTGCCCTACATTCACTAACTTGAAGACTTTATTACTCAGCCAGTGGTTTGAGTCTTCTGACCACTGTGCACTAATTTGCATTCTTCAACACTCACCGGTTCTAGAGAAGCTCACTCTTCAGCTTTCTAAG AAATCAGTAATCAATGTTCGATCAAGAGCGATCTACAATTCGATGGAAAAGTCATTTACATCAGAAAACCTTAAGACAGTTGAAGTTAAATGTCAAGATATTGACCAGAGAGTTCACAAACTTATGAAGTCCTTGAACAGCTATGGAATACCACTTGAGAGAATTAATATCcaacaaacaaatcaattttCTGAGT gTTTTAATTTCGTTTGGACAGGATTCATACCAAGACAGAGTTGCGGAAGACCCGGGCTGTCGATGTATCTAAATTCTCCTTAA
- the LOC9269217 gene encoding MEIOTIC F-BOX protein MOF-like isoform X1 yields the protein MSDEDPSWCLVSFHADAGDQKYSVCGVTLLRFHSSRRFLSSFDARKVFDGMSPESKKALVEGGGDDRISFLPTALLQHVLSFLQAKEVVRTCVLARRWRHLWKSMPILRVTGAGDARAFHTFTYHLLLLRDRSPLESCTFDFNVFSKDDMPIVNLWIRYVLLCQVRVLTLAIGGHQLTDLPVVSPILTRLELSRLSVNGKFLDFSSCPALKELKMTNCEISADKISSKSLKRLRICECKFKSKMRTRISVPSLLFLKLIAVKGRTPFLEDMPVLVAAKVLLLDFYCKDCCDGNDPGYCPAGCTHCYGIDDGSAGCVLLKGLADATNLELIADPEVFILKRDLRWCPTFTNLKTLLLSQWFESSDHCALICILQHSPVLEKLTLQLSKKSVINVRSRAIYNSMEKSFTSENLKTVEVKCQDIDQRVHKLMKSLNSYGIPLERINIQQTNQFSECKFSIDNLYSYTFLLHL from the exons ATGTCGGACGAAGATCCATCTTGGTGCCTGGTTTCTTTCCATGCTGATGCTGGAGACCAAAAATATA GCGTGTGCGGGGTGACATTGTTGAGGTTTCATTCATCCCGCAGGTTTCTTTCCTCCTTTGACGCTcgcaaggtgttcgacggaatgtCTCCGGAGAGCAAGAAGGCGTTGGTGGAGGGGGGCGGCGACGACCGCATCAGCTTCCTCCCGACCGCGCTCCTGCAGCACGTGCTGTCGTTCCTGCAGGCGAAGGAGGTCGTGCGCACCTGCGTGCTCGCCCGGCGCTGGCGCCACCTCTGGAAGTCCATGCCCATCCTGCgcgtcaccggcgccggcgacgcccggGCGTTCCACACGTTCACGTaccatcttcttctcctccgaGACCGGTCGCCCCTGGAATCTTGCACGTTCGACTTCAATGTATTCTCCAAAGACGACATGCCCATCGTGAACCTCTGGATTCGGTATGTCTTGCTGTGCCAAGTTCGGGTGCTCACTCTCGCCATCGGTGGACATCAGCTGACTGATCTGCCTGTAGTCTCCCCAATCTTGACAAGGTTGGAGCTTAGTCGTCTGAGTGTAAATGGCAAGTTTCTTGATTTCTCGAGCTGTCCGGCACTGAAAGAGCTGAAGATGACCAACTGCGAGATATCTGCTGACAAAATATCTTCCAAGTCCCTCAAGCGTCTCAGGATCTGTGAATGCAAGTTTAAGTCGAAGATGAGAACAAGAATCTCTGTACCAAGTCTACTTTTCTTGAAACTAATAGCTGTCAAGGGTAGAACTCCTTTCCTTGAAGACATGCCAGTGTTGGTAGCAGCAAAAGTTTTACTGCTCGACTTCTACTGTAAGGATTGTTGTGATGGCAATGATCCTGGGTATTGTCCTGCTGGCTGTACGCATTGTTATGGCATTGATGATGGTAGTGCAGGCTGTGTGCTTCTAAAAGGTTTGGCGGATGCTACGAATTTGGAGTTGATAGCTGATCCTGAAGTG TTTATTCTCAAAAGGGATTTGAGGTGGTGCCCTACATTCACTAACTTGAAGACTTTATTACTCAGCCAGTGGTTTGAGTCTTCTGACCACTGTGCACTAATTTGCATTCTTCAACACTCACCGGTTCTAGAGAAGCTCACTCTTCAGCTTTCTAAG AAATCAGTAATCAATGTTCGATCAAGAGCGATCTACAATTCGATGGAAAAGTCATTTACATCAGAAAACCTTAAGACAGTTGAAGTTAAATGTCAAGATATTGACCAGAGAGTTCACAAACTTATGAAGTCCTTGAACAGCTATGGAATACCACTTGAGAGAATTAATATCcaacaaacaaatcaattttCTGAGTGTAAGTTTTCTATTGACAATCTGTATTCCTACACTTTTCTTTTACATCTTTGA
- the LOC107279343 gene encoding MEIOTIC F-BOX protein MOF-like isoform X2 gives MQSPPPPAKRRRRYARDEDAPAAASDADRLSALPDDILHTLLSLLPAHEAVRTCALGRRWRDVWRSAPAVRVTGAGGWDSAAKFTAFLDGLLRRLRSRRRPGDASPRLESFVFDLNEINFGFAGLLLPSNHLHLSRAIWRAARHEVRVLRFRLFTSEQRLRLPDLPLVSHHLTTLELAHVRVNDRVLDFSSCPSLLDLILHRCYIDAVQMSSQSLNRLIMTDCAFLVDARTRMSLPGLIALKITLLSGRAPFLESMPLLETAIVSLHCDCGDKWGWTGYTRSDNDKSISRLLQGLSEATNLCLLAHRRVCILNADLKWCPTFSKLKNLVRTYSLQTTERYKPREQSFAFDHLKKVEFMCDEVDDRVRKISKILSTYVTPLQVNFLFLQTFDYEISIVGKFPPVFLRKDPPFRMDEQYHFLWELESYE, from the exons ATGcagtccccgccgccgccggctaaGCGGCGCCGGCGCTATGCCAGGGACGAAGACgcgccggccgcggcgagcgACGCCGACCGCCTCAGCGCCCTCCCAGACGACATCCTCCACACCCTCCTCTCGCTGCTCCCGGCGCACGAGGCGGTGCGGACGTGCGCGCTGGGCCGGCGCTGGCGCGACGTGTGGAGGTCCGCCCCCGCCGTCCGCGTCACCGGCGCCGGGGGATGGGACAGCGCCGCCAAGTTCACCGCGTTCCTCGAcggccttctccgccgcctccgcagccgccgccgccccggcgaCGCGTCGCCGCGGCTGGAGTCGTTCGTGTTCGACCTCAACGAGATCAACTTCGGCTTCGCGgggctcctcctcccctccaacCACCTCCACCTGAGCCGCGCGATctggcgcgccgcgcgccacgaGGTCCGGGTGCTCCGCTTCCGCCTCTTCACCTCCGAGCAACGCCTGCGGCTACCGGATCTCCCCCTCGTCTCCCACCACCTCACGACATTGGAGCTCGCCCATGTCCGTGTCAACGACAGAGTTCTTGATTTCTCTTCATGCCCATCGCTTCTGGATCTGATCTTGCACCGCTGCTACATCGACGCTGTGCAGATGTCATCTCAATCTCTGAATCGTCTGATCATGACAGACTGCGCGTTCTTGGTGGATGCCCGCACTCGGATGTCGTTGCCGGGTCTCATTGCCCTGAAGATCACTCTGCTTTCGGGCAGGGCTCCATTTCTTGAAAGCATGCCATTGTTAGAGACAGCAATTGTGTCACTGCATTGTGATTGTGGTGATAAATGGGGTTGGACTGGCTATACTAGGTCTGATAATGATAAAAGCATCAGCCGTTTGCTCCAAGGGTTGTCAGAAGCTACAAACTTGTGTTTGTTAGCTCATCGTCGAGTG TGTATTTTGAACGCAGATTTGAAGTGGTGCCCTACATTTAGCAAATTGAAGAATCTG GTACGAACATATTCATTACAAACAACTGAAAGATACAAGCCACGAGAACAGTCATTTGCATTTGACCATCTTAAGAAGGTTGAATTCATGTGTGATGAGGTTGATGACAGGGTTCGCAAAATTTCCAAGATCCTGAGTACCTATGTCACACCACTCCAAGTTAAT TTTCTGTTCTTGCAAACT TTCGACTACGAAATTAGCATTGTAGGAAAGTTTCCTCCAGTTTTCCTACGCAAGGACCCCCCATTCCGAATGGATGAACAGTACCATTTCCTATGGGAATTGGAATCCTATGAATGA
- the LOC107279343 gene encoding MEIOTIC F-BOX protein MOF-like isoform X1, with protein MQSPPPPAKRRRRYARDEDAPAAASDADRLSALPDDILHTLLSLLPAHEAVRTCALGRRWRDVWRSAPAVRVTGAGGWDSAAKFTAFLDGLLRRLRSRRRPGDASPRLESFVFDLNEINFGFAGLLLPSNHLHLSRAIWRAARHEVRVLRFRLFTSEQRLRLPDLPLVSHHLTTLELAHVRVNDRVLDFSSCPSLLDLILHRCYIDAVQMSSQSLNRLIMTDCAFLVDARTRMSLPGLIALKITLLSGRAPFLESMPLLETAIVSLHCDCGDKWGWTGYTRSDNDKSISRLLQGLSEATNLCLLAHRRVCILNADLKWCPTFSKLKNLVLNDWCVTSNLHALIYFLQHSPILERLTLHLSKVRTYSLQTTERYKPREQSFAFDHLKKVEFMCDEVDDRVRKISKILSTYVTPLQVNVRIRCELIILLMLLFFNLSKYRYIITMQ; from the exons ATGcagtccccgccgccgccggctaaGCGGCGCCGGCGCTATGCCAGGGACGAAGACgcgccggccgcggcgagcgACGCCGACCGCCTCAGCGCCCTCCCAGACGACATCCTCCACACCCTCCTCTCGCTGCTCCCGGCGCACGAGGCGGTGCGGACGTGCGCGCTGGGCCGGCGCTGGCGCGACGTGTGGAGGTCCGCCCCCGCCGTCCGCGTCACCGGCGCCGGGGGATGGGACAGCGCCGCCAAGTTCACCGCGTTCCTCGAcggccttctccgccgcctccgcagccgccgccgccccggcgaCGCGTCGCCGCGGCTGGAGTCGTTCGTGTTCGACCTCAACGAGATCAACTTCGGCTTCGCGgggctcctcctcccctccaacCACCTCCACCTGAGCCGCGCGATctggcgcgccgcgcgccacgaGGTCCGGGTGCTCCGCTTCCGCCTCTTCACCTCCGAGCAACGCCTGCGGCTACCGGATCTCCCCCTCGTCTCCCACCACCTCACGACATTGGAGCTCGCCCATGTCCGTGTCAACGACAGAGTTCTTGATTTCTCTTCATGCCCATCGCTTCTGGATCTGATCTTGCACCGCTGCTACATCGACGCTGTGCAGATGTCATCTCAATCTCTGAATCGTCTGATCATGACAGACTGCGCGTTCTTGGTGGATGCCCGCACTCGGATGTCGTTGCCGGGTCTCATTGCCCTGAAGATCACTCTGCTTTCGGGCAGGGCTCCATTTCTTGAAAGCATGCCATTGTTAGAGACAGCAATTGTGTCACTGCATTGTGATTGTGGTGATAAATGGGGTTGGACTGGCTATACTAGGTCTGATAATGATAAAAGCATCAGCCGTTTGCTCCAAGGGTTGTCAGAAGCTACAAACTTGTGTTTGTTAGCTCATCGTCGAGTG TGTATTTTGAACGCAGATTTGAAGTGGTGCCCTACATTTAGCAAATTGAAGAATCTGGTACTTAATGATTGGTGTGTGACTTCTAACCTGCACgcattaatttattttctccaACACTCACCGATTCTGGAGAGGCTTACACTACATCTTTCCAAG GTACGAACATATTCATTACAAACAACTGAAAGATACAAGCCACGAGAACAGTCATTTGCATTTGACCATCTTAAGAAGGTTGAATTCATGTGTGATGAGGTTGATGACAGGGTTCGCAAAATTTCCAAGATCCTGAGTACCTATGTCACACCACTCCAAGTTAATGTGAGAATAAGATGTGAGTTAATCATACTCCTCATGCTTCTTTTCttcaatttgtcaaaatatCGATATATTATAACCATGCAGTGA